ACATGAGAGTCCCGAGCATTTACGATTGTATAATCTTTATCAATCACCGGATTTTATCGCTCGCAAATTTGAATTTATCAAGGAATACAGTGCTATAGAAGCTTACCAAGAATTTGCAGGACGAGTGAAACAGGCAAAACGTCAGAAGAGAACTTTGGTATTATATCGTTATGTGGCTGCGGTGGTATTATTATTTGTGTTAGGTGGAAGTTTTTATTTTTTTCACGATACTAAAGATGAATCCATTGTTTTCGTTCAGAAAATACAACCGGGATCTTGTAAGGCGATATTGACAGAACCAGATGGGACAAAAATAGATATTTCAGACACGACGTTTCTCGCTTTTGTTCAAAAGAGTGTGATGTCAAGAAAGAATGAGGAAGAGAAAGAGGTGGGAGAAACTCTTTATCACACGATTACGATTCCCCGGGGTGGAGAATATGATTTACTATTAAGTGACGGTAGTCGTTTGAGAATGAATTCAGAATCTGAAATTCGGGTTCCGGTAACATTTGAGAAGGGACAACGGGAAGTTTTTATGAAGGGAGAAATTTATTTTGATATAGTCCGGGATTCTTTGGCTCCTTTCGTGGTTCATACCCATCAAGGTGATATTCGTGTGTTAGGGACTTCTTTTAATGTAAGGGATTATCAAGATGAAGATTTTTTAGAAACAACTTTGGTAAACGGGAAAGTTGCTTTTGAAAGGGAAGGTAATTATAGCTATTTGAAACCGGGAGAACAATTACGCTTGAATAAAGAAGATGGAAAGACAACGGTTGAGACCGTTGATGTGCTTTTGTATTGCTCGTGGAAAGATGGAAGGTTTGTTTTCGAGAAACAACGTTTAGAGGTGATCATGAACACGATTGCCCGGTGGTATAATATTAAT
The window above is part of the Butyricimonas paravirosa genome. Proteins encoded here:
- a CDS encoding FecR family protein, whose amino-acid sequence is MTEQDKHITYIADLIIAELTGKIDDAGRNELENWKHESPEHLRLYNLYQSPDFIARKFEFIKEYSAIEAYQEFAGRVKQAKRQKRTLVLYRYVAAVVLLFVLGGSFYFFHDTKDESIVFVQKIQPGSCKAILTEPDGTKIDISDTTFLAFVQKSVMSRKNEEEKEVGETLYHTITIPRGGEYDLLLSDGSRLRMNSESEIRVPVTFEKGQREVFMKGEIYFDIVRDSLAPFVVHTHQGDIRVLGTSFNVRDYQDEDFLETTLVNGKVAFEREGNYSYLKPGEQLRLNKEDGKTTVETVDVLLYCSWKDGRFVFEKQRLEVIMNTIARWYNINVFYESSSVKDILFTGNIKRYGDLEQVVSMLKLINKIDIKIKDRNVFVRSNE